One Pseudorhodoplanes sinuspersici DNA segment encodes these proteins:
- a CDS encoding RidA family protein yields MAGDIDYLEPHGMAAPGGHYSHAVKAGALVFVSGQLPISANGERLADKDFQTQVRQALANLATALKAANSVVDKLIHVRVYVTDINDWPVFDKLYSEWIGAVRPARAVVPVPTLHYGFRVEIEAVATI; encoded by the coding sequence ATGGCTGGTGACATTGATTACCTGGAACCTCACGGAATGGCGGCTCCTGGCGGGCACTACAGTCATGCTGTGAAAGCCGGTGCTCTTGTTTTTGTGTCTGGACAATTGCCGATCTCCGCCAATGGTGAGAGGCTTGCTGACAAGGACTTTCAGACCCAAGTGCGTCAGGCATTGGCCAATCTCGCGACGGCCTTGAAGGCGGCAAACAGCGTTGTCGACAAGCTCATTCATGTTCGCGTCTACGTCACGGACATCAATGACTGGCCGGTCTTCGACAAACTCTATTCCGAATGGATCGGCGCCGTCCGGCCAGCCCGCGCGGTCGTTCCCGTCCCGACGTTGCATTACGGCTTTCGTGTCGAGATCGAAGCCGTGGCAACCATCTGA
- a CDS encoding tripartite tricarboxylate transporter substrate-binding protein has protein sequence MTLIIPFPAGGPSDALGRAVAQAMAVNLKQSVVVENIGGASGTIGLTKLLKAPADGYLLGFGTIGTHVANVALFKHLPYDPVADFEPVGLAGMASTLLVAKLDLPASNLQDFVTYARANRAKLTYGSAGIGSISHYACVLLLSNLKLNITHVPYRGVAPAMNDLMGGHVDFMCDQTTTALPQVSGGTIKAIAALSDQPLPQAPGVSTAAAAGYPGVNLRSWNAIFVRKGTPAPVRQKLNDALRSALADPDVMRQMTAVGVELPRGADLEPGAVSALIARGLEHDVPVLRAKGEYLD, from the coding sequence TTGACGCTGATCATTCCGTTTCCCGCCGGTGGTCCGAGTGATGCACTTGGCCGGGCAGTGGCTCAGGCTATGGCTGTCAACTTGAAGCAATCCGTCGTGGTGGAAAATATCGGCGGCGCCAGTGGCACCATCGGCCTGACGAAGTTGCTGAAGGCGCCTGCGGACGGATACTTGCTCGGCTTTGGCACCATCGGCACACACGTCGCGAACGTCGCACTCTTCAAGCACCTGCCTTACGACCCTGTCGCCGACTTCGAGCCCGTGGGTCTCGCTGGGATGGCCTCCACGCTTCTTGTCGCGAAGTTGGACTTGCCGGCGTCCAATCTACAGGACTTCGTCACCTATGCCCGCGCCAACCGCGCGAAACTCACCTATGGCAGCGCCGGCATTGGATCGATTTCGCATTATGCCTGCGTTCTGCTGCTGTCGAACCTGAAACTGAATATCACCCACGTTCCATATCGCGGCGTCGCCCCAGCGATGAACGATCTCATGGGTGGTCACGTGGACTTCATGTGCGACCAGACCACCACTGCGCTGCCCCAAGTGTCCGGCGGAACGATCAAGGCAATTGCAGCGCTGAGCGATCAGCCCCTGCCGCAGGCGCCTGGCGTGTCCACTGCGGCAGCCGCCGGCTATCCGGGCGTAAACCTCCGCTCCTGGAACGCGATCTTCGTGCGGAAGGGAACGCCCGCGCCGGTGCGTCAGAAATTAAATGACGCCTTGCGCTCAGCACTCGCCGACCCGGATGTCATGCGGCAAATGACGGCCGTTGGTGTCGAACTGCCAAGGGGAGCGGATCTCGAGCCCGGTGCCGTCAGCGCGCTGATCGCTCGAGGGCTGGAGCACGACGTACCAGTATTGCGCGCCAAGGGTGAATATCTGGACTAA
- a CDS encoding DSD1 family PLP-dependent enzyme produces MISLSVIETPAAVVDVARMQRNIARMQDRMNALGVTFRPHVKTTKCVAVADRQRAAGANGITVSTLREAEEFFAAGYDDILYAVCIAPHRLRRAQGLRDQGCRLKILVDSVEAALAVVEAQSHRDPFEVLIEVDTDGHRSGVGPEDERLIEIGRILHAGGATLCGVLTHAGNSYELNDPEALERLAEQERTLSVRAAERLRAAGLPCPVVSVGSTPTALSARALDGVTEVRCGVYVFFDLFMTNVGVCAIDDIALSVLTTVVGHQSEKGWIIVDAGWMAMSRDRGTARQRHDYGYGIACDLEGHLLKGDLVMIAANQEHGILAATNGRLISLENRFPIGTRLRILPNHACATGAQFSEYHAATGNGIETWRRFNGW; encoded by the coding sequence ATGATCTCTCTCTCGGTTATTGAAACGCCCGCTGCCGTCGTCGACGTTGCACGCATGCAGCGCAATATCGCCCGCATGCAGGACCGGATGAATGCTTTGGGCGTCACTTTCCGTCCCCACGTCAAGACGACCAAATGCGTCGCTGTTGCCGACAGGCAGCGCGCCGCTGGCGCGAACGGCATCACCGTCTCGACCCTGCGCGAAGCCGAGGAGTTTTTTGCCGCGGGCTACGACGACATTCTCTACGCGGTCTGCATCGCTCCGCACAGGCTCCGCCGGGCCCAAGGACTGCGCGATCAGGGCTGCCGTCTCAAAATTCTGGTCGACTCGGTCGAGGCTGCGCTAGCCGTCGTCGAGGCGCAGTCGCATCGCGATCCTTTCGAAGTCCTGATCGAAGTCGATACTGACGGGCACCGCTCAGGTGTGGGCCCCGAGGATGAGCGGCTCATCGAGATCGGTCGCATTCTTCACGCCGGTGGCGCCACACTTTGCGGCGTGCTGACTCATGCCGGCAATTCCTATGAACTCAACGATCCCGAGGCCTTGGAGCGCTTGGCGGAGCAGGAGCGTACCTTGAGCGTGCGCGCGGCCGAACGGCTTCGTGCTGCTGGCCTTCCCTGCCCGGTCGTGAGCGTCGGATCCACCCCGACAGCGCTGTCCGCCCGCGCCTTGGACGGCGTTACGGAAGTGCGCTGCGGCGTATATGTGTTCTTCGATCTGTTCATGACGAATGTCGGCGTCTGCGCGATTGACGATATTGCCCTTTCCGTGCTGACGACCGTGGTGGGCCATCAGTCGGAAAAAGGCTGGATCATCGTCGATGCCGGATGGATGGCGATGAGCCGAGACCGCGGCACTGCTCGTCAGCGCCATGATTACGGATACGGGATCGCGTGCGACTTAGAGGGGCACCTGCTCAAGGGAGACTTGGTCATGATCGCGGCAAATCAGGAACATGGTATCCTCGCCGCGACGAACGGACGTCTCATCTCTCTTGAAAATCGCTTCCCGATCGGCACACGACTTCGAATACTCCCGAATCACGCCTGTGCAACCGGAGCGCAATTCTCCGAATATCATGCCGCCACGGGCAACGGCATTGAAACGTGGCGGAGGTTTAATGGCTGGTGA